The following proteins are co-located in the Pelecanus crispus isolate bPelCri1 chromosome 5, bPelCri1.pri, whole genome shotgun sequence genome:
- the UCK2 gene encoding uridine-cytidine kinase 2 codes for MAGDSEQRLEEHGQPSGGEPFLIGVSGGTASGKSSVCSKIVQLLGQNEVDYRQKQVVIVSQDSFYRVLTSEQKSKALKGQFNFDHPDAFDNELIVKTLKEITEGKTVQIPVYDFVSHSRKEETVTVYPADVVLFEGILAFYSQEVRDLFRMKLFVDTDADTRLSRRVLRDISERGRDLEQILSQYITFVKPAFEEFCLPTKKYADVIIPRGADNEVAINLIVQHIQDILNGGLSKRQSNGYLNGYTPPRQRQPSESSSRPH; via the exons ATGGCGGGGGACAGCGagcagaggctggaggagcACGGGCAGCCCAGCGGCGGCGAGCCCTTCCTCATCGGGGTCAGCGGCGGCACGGCCAGCGGCAAG TCCTCAGTATGCTCCAAGATCGTCCAGCTGCTGGGCCAGAATGAGGTGGACTACCGCCAGAAGCAGGTGGTGATCGTGAGCCAAGACAGCTTCTACCGGGTCCTCACCTCAGAGCAGAAATCCAAAGCACTCAAAGGCCAGTTCAATTTTGACCACCCAG ATGCCTTTGACAACGAGCTGATCGTGAAAACGCTCAAAGAGATCACGGAAGGGAAGACGGTCCAGATTCCCGTCTATGACTTTGTCTCCCACTCCAG GAAAGAGGAGACGGTGACTGTCTACCCTGCCGACGTGGTGCTCTTCGAAGGCATCCTGGCCTTCTACAGCCAGGAGGTGCGGGATCTCTTCCGCATGAAGCTCTTCGTGGACACAGACGCAGACACCCGTCTGTCCCGCAGAG TGCTACGAGACATCAGTGAGCGAGGCAGGGACCTCGAACAGATCTTATCTCAGTACATCACCTTTGTCAAGCCTGCCTTCGAGGAGTTCTGTTTGCCA ACCAAGAAGTATGCTGACGTGATCATTCCCAGAGGAGCAGATAATGAAG TGGCCATAAACCTGATAGTGCAGCACATCCAGGACATTCTTAATGGAGGACTCAGCAAACGCCAGAGCAACGGCTACCTGAATGGCTACACTCCTCCCCGCCAGCGGCAGCCCTCAGAGTCCAGCAGCCGGCCTCACTGA